A genomic segment from Conger conger chromosome 2, fConCon1.1, whole genome shotgun sequence encodes:
- the rundc3aa gene encoding RUN domain-containing protein 3A isoform X3: MESSCVQSAMAMGLSSKKTSSRSVAVERKNLITVCRFSVKTLLEKYTAEPIDDSSEEFINFAAILEHILSHRFKGNSAGPGSWFSYDGQRSFWDFIRLACSKVQNNCIGSIENMENINTSRAKGRAWIRVALMEKRLSEYIATALRDTRTTRRLYDDGAIMLREEATVLTGMLIGLGAIDFSFCLKGEVLDGKSVAVIDYTPYLKFTQSYDYLSDDEDRCSVDSSTSDDSVPEHPYIPLVTDEESWSNKCRKMEQRFKIVYAQKGYLEELVRLRESQLKNLETENKRLTLRLEELRQQSEQEKKELEGVVLELQEQLTNLIPCDSNHLAKDMSIPLINNWPSLHTFNNQEDVKLFRRRSFPSVEQLSTEISLDSESNKDGKQNGEDWCTTGKDYTPSMLGLCGSLASLPSCKSLASLKSSECLVNISTEASPALSPS, from the exons ATGGAATCGAGCTGTGTCCAGTCAGCAATGGCTATGGGTCTATCATCGAAAAAAACATCTTCTCGGAGCGTTGCCGTGGAACGCAAAAATCTCATCACAGTTTGCAG GTTCTCTGTGAAGACACTGTTGGAGAAGTACACAGCAGAGCCCATCGATGACTCCTCTGAGGAGTTCATCAATTTTGCCGCCATTTTGGAACATATCCTCAGCCACCGCTTCAAAGGGAACTCTGCAG GTCCGGGCAGCTGGTTCAGCTACGATGGACAGCGTAGTTTCTGGGACTTCATCCGCCTGGCCTGCAGCAAGGTGCAGAACAACTGCATCGGCAGCATTGAGAACATGGAGAACATCAACACCTCACGGGCCAAG GGTCGTGCTTGGATCCGGGTGGCCCTGATGGAGAAGCGCTTGTCAGAATACATTGCCACAGCCCTCCGAGACACACGGACAACTAG GAGGTTGTATGATGATGGAGCCATTATGCTACGGGAAGAGGCCACTGTGCTGACAGGCATGCTCATTGGTCTTGGTGCCATAGACTTCAG TTTCTGCCTGAAGGGTGAGGTGTTGGATGGAAAGTCTGTGGCGGTGATTGACTACACGCCCTACCTGAAATTCACCCAGAG cTATGACTACCTGAGTGATGATGAGGATCGGTGCAGTGTGGACAGCAGCACCAGTGACGACAGCGTTCCTGAGCACCCCTACATCCCACTGGTCACCGACGAGGAGAGCTGGAGCAACAAGTGCCGCAAGATGGAGCAGAGGTTCAAGATCGTCTACGCCCAGAAG GGTtacctggaggagctggtgcgCTTGCGGGAGTCCCAGCTGAAGAACCTGGAGACGGAGAACAAGCGGCTCACCCTGCGGCTGGAGGAGCTGAGGCAGCAGAGCGAGCAGGAGAAGAAGGAGCTAGAGGGCGTCGTGCTGgagctgcaggagcagct GACCAACCTAATTCCCTGCGATTCTAACCACCTGGCCAAGGATATGTCAATCCCCCTGATCAACAACTGGCCATCGCTACATACCTTCAACAACCAGGAGGATGTCAAGCTCTTCCGCAG GAGGAGCTTTCCTAGTGTGGAACAGCTATCCACTGAGATCAGTCTGGATTCTGAATCCAACAAGGACGGGAAGCAGAATGGTGAAGACTGGTGCACAACcg GAAAAGACTACACCCCTTCCATGCTAGGCCTGTGTGGGTCTCTGGCCTCTCTACCCAGCTGCAAGTCCCTGGCCAGCCTCAAATCGAGTGAGTGTCTGGTAAACATCAGCACAGAGGCCAGCCCTGCCCTTTCCCCTAGCTAG
- the rundc3aa gene encoding RUN domain-containing protein 3A isoform X2, protein MESSCVQSAMAMGLSSKKTSSRSVAVERKNLITVCRFSVKTLLEKYTAEPIDDSSEEFINFAAILEHILSHRFKGNSAGPGSWFSYDGQRSFWDFIRLACSKVQNNCIGSIENMENINTSRAKGKVLLMDSSLSRTSWAAVVHSEPCVLPAEDRLLPGRAWIRVALMEKRLSEYIATALRDTRTTRRLYDDGAIMLREEATVLTGMLIGLGAIDFSFCLKGEVLDGKSVAVIDYTPYLKFTQSYDYLSDDEDRCSVDSSTSDDSVPEHPYIPLVTDEESWSNKCRKMEQRFKIVYAQKGYLEELVRLRESQLKNLETENKRLTLRLEELRQQSEQEKKELEGVVLELQEQLTNLIPCDSNHLAKDMSIPLINNWPSLHTFNNQEDVKLFRRRSFPSVEQLSTEISLDSESNKDGKQNGKDYTPSMLGLCGSLASLPSCKSLASLKSSECLVNISTEASPALSPS, encoded by the exons ATGGAATCGAGCTGTGTCCAGTCAGCAATGGCTATGGGTCTATCATCGAAAAAAACATCTTCTCGGAGCGTTGCCGTGGAACGCAAAAATCTCATCACAGTTTGCAG GTTCTCTGTGAAGACACTGTTGGAGAAGTACACAGCAGAGCCCATCGATGACTCCTCTGAGGAGTTCATCAATTTTGCCGCCATTTTGGAACATATCCTCAGCCACCGCTTCAAAGGGAACTCTGCAG GTCCGGGCAGCTGGTTCAGCTACGATGGACAGCGTAGTTTCTGGGACTTCATCCGCCTGGCCTGCAGCAAGGTGCAGAACAACTGCATCGGCAGCATTGAGAACATGGAGAACATCAACACCTCACGGGCCAAG ggtAAAGTCCTGCTTATGGACAGCTCACTAAGTAGGACCAGCTGGGCAGCTGTGGTGCACTCGGAGCCGTGTGTACTGCCGGCAGAGGATCGACTACTACCG GGTCGTGCTTGGATCCGGGTGGCCCTGATGGAGAAGCGCTTGTCAGAATACATTGCCACAGCCCTCCGAGACACACGGACAACTAG GAGGTTGTATGATGATGGAGCCATTATGCTACGGGAAGAGGCCACTGTGCTGACAGGCATGCTCATTGGTCTTGGTGCCATAGACTTCAG TTTCTGCCTGAAGGGTGAGGTGTTGGATGGAAAGTCTGTGGCGGTGATTGACTACACGCCCTACCTGAAATTCACCCAGAG cTATGACTACCTGAGTGATGATGAGGATCGGTGCAGTGTGGACAGCAGCACCAGTGACGACAGCGTTCCTGAGCACCCCTACATCCCACTGGTCACCGACGAGGAGAGCTGGAGCAACAAGTGCCGCAAGATGGAGCAGAGGTTCAAGATCGTCTACGCCCAGAAG GGTtacctggaggagctggtgcgCTTGCGGGAGTCCCAGCTGAAGAACCTGGAGACGGAGAACAAGCGGCTCACCCTGCGGCTGGAGGAGCTGAGGCAGCAGAGCGAGCAGGAGAAGAAGGAGCTAGAGGGCGTCGTGCTGgagctgcaggagcagct GACCAACCTAATTCCCTGCGATTCTAACCACCTGGCCAAGGATATGTCAATCCCCCTGATCAACAACTGGCCATCGCTACATACCTTCAACAACCAGGAGGATGTCAAGCTCTTCCGCAG GAGGAGCTTTCCTAGTGTGGAACAGCTATCCACTGAGATCAGTCTGGATTCTGAATCCAACAAGGACGGGAAGCAGAATG GAAAAGACTACACCCCTTCCATGCTAGGCCTGTGTGGGTCTCTGGCCTCTCTACCCAGCTGCAAGTCCCTGGCCAGCCTCAAATCGAGTGAGTGTCTGGTAAACATCAGCACAGAGGCCAGCCCTGCCCTTTCCCCTAGCTAG
- the rundc3aa gene encoding RUN domain-containing protein 3A isoform X1 codes for MESSCVQSAMAMGLSSKKTSSRSVAVERKNLITVCRFSVKTLLEKYTAEPIDDSSEEFINFAAILEHILSHRFKGNSAGPGSWFSYDGQRSFWDFIRLACSKVQNNCIGSIENMENINTSRAKGKVLLMDSSLSRTSWAAVVHSEPCVLPAEDRLLPGRAWIRVALMEKRLSEYIATALRDTRTTRRLYDDGAIMLREEATVLTGMLIGLGAIDFSFCLKGEVLDGKSVAVIDYTPYLKFTQSYDYLSDDEDRCSVDSSTSDDSVPEHPYIPLVTDEESWSNKCRKMEQRFKIVYAQKGYLEELVRLRESQLKNLETENKRLTLRLEELRQQSEQEKKELEGVVLELQEQLTNLIPCDSNHLAKDMSIPLINNWPSLHTFNNQEDVKLFRRRSFPSVEQLSTEISLDSESNKDGKQNGEDWCTTGKDYTPSMLGLCGSLASLPSCKSLASLKSSECLVNISTEASPALSPS; via the exons ATGGAATCGAGCTGTGTCCAGTCAGCAATGGCTATGGGTCTATCATCGAAAAAAACATCTTCTCGGAGCGTTGCCGTGGAACGCAAAAATCTCATCACAGTTTGCAG GTTCTCTGTGAAGACACTGTTGGAGAAGTACACAGCAGAGCCCATCGATGACTCCTCTGAGGAGTTCATCAATTTTGCCGCCATTTTGGAACATATCCTCAGCCACCGCTTCAAAGGGAACTCTGCAG GTCCGGGCAGCTGGTTCAGCTACGATGGACAGCGTAGTTTCTGGGACTTCATCCGCCTGGCCTGCAGCAAGGTGCAGAACAACTGCATCGGCAGCATTGAGAACATGGAGAACATCAACACCTCACGGGCCAAG ggtAAAGTCCTGCTTATGGACAGCTCACTAAGTAGGACCAGCTGGGCAGCTGTGGTGCACTCGGAGCCGTGTGTACTGCCGGCAGAGGATCGACTACTACCG GGTCGTGCTTGGATCCGGGTGGCCCTGATGGAGAAGCGCTTGTCAGAATACATTGCCACAGCCCTCCGAGACACACGGACAACTAG GAGGTTGTATGATGATGGAGCCATTATGCTACGGGAAGAGGCCACTGTGCTGACAGGCATGCTCATTGGTCTTGGTGCCATAGACTTCAG TTTCTGCCTGAAGGGTGAGGTGTTGGATGGAAAGTCTGTGGCGGTGATTGACTACACGCCCTACCTGAAATTCACCCAGAG cTATGACTACCTGAGTGATGATGAGGATCGGTGCAGTGTGGACAGCAGCACCAGTGACGACAGCGTTCCTGAGCACCCCTACATCCCACTGGTCACCGACGAGGAGAGCTGGAGCAACAAGTGCCGCAAGATGGAGCAGAGGTTCAAGATCGTCTACGCCCAGAAG GGTtacctggaggagctggtgcgCTTGCGGGAGTCCCAGCTGAAGAACCTGGAGACGGAGAACAAGCGGCTCACCCTGCGGCTGGAGGAGCTGAGGCAGCAGAGCGAGCAGGAGAAGAAGGAGCTAGAGGGCGTCGTGCTGgagctgcaggagcagct GACCAACCTAATTCCCTGCGATTCTAACCACCTGGCCAAGGATATGTCAATCCCCCTGATCAACAACTGGCCATCGCTACATACCTTCAACAACCAGGAGGATGTCAAGCTCTTCCGCAG GAGGAGCTTTCCTAGTGTGGAACAGCTATCCACTGAGATCAGTCTGGATTCTGAATCCAACAAGGACGGGAAGCAGAATGGTGAAGACTGGTGCACAACcg GAAAAGACTACACCCCTTCCATGCTAGGCCTGTGTGGGTCTCTGGCCTCTCTACCCAGCTGCAAGTCCCTGGCCAGCCTCAAATCGAGTGAGTGTCTGGTAAACATCAGCACAGAGGCCAGCCCTGCCCTTTCCCCTAGCTAG
- the rundc3aa gene encoding RUN domain-containing protein 3A isoform X4 has translation MESSCVQSAMAMGLSSKKTSSRSVAVERKNLITVCRFSVKTLLEKYTAEPIDDSSEEFINFAAILEHILSHRFKGNSAGPGSWFSYDGQRSFWDFIRLACSKVQNNCIGSIENMENINTSRAKGKVLLMDSSLSRTSWAAVVHSEPCVLPAEDRLLPGRAWIRVALMEKRLSEYIATALRDTRTTRRLYDDGAIMLREEATVLTGMLIGLGAIDFSFCLKGEVLDGKSVAVIDYTPYLKFTQSYDYLSDDEDRCSVDSSTSDDSVPEHPYIPLVTDEESWSNKCRKMEQRFKIVYAQKGYLEELVRLRESQLKNLETENKRLTLRLEELRQQSEQEKKELEGVVLELQEQLTNLIPCDSNHLAKDMSIPLINNWPSLHTFNNQEDVKLFRRKRLHPFHARPVWVSGLSTQLQVPGQPQIE, from the exons ATGGAATCGAGCTGTGTCCAGTCAGCAATGGCTATGGGTCTATCATCGAAAAAAACATCTTCTCGGAGCGTTGCCGTGGAACGCAAAAATCTCATCACAGTTTGCAG GTTCTCTGTGAAGACACTGTTGGAGAAGTACACAGCAGAGCCCATCGATGACTCCTCTGAGGAGTTCATCAATTTTGCCGCCATTTTGGAACATATCCTCAGCCACCGCTTCAAAGGGAACTCTGCAG GTCCGGGCAGCTGGTTCAGCTACGATGGACAGCGTAGTTTCTGGGACTTCATCCGCCTGGCCTGCAGCAAGGTGCAGAACAACTGCATCGGCAGCATTGAGAACATGGAGAACATCAACACCTCACGGGCCAAG ggtAAAGTCCTGCTTATGGACAGCTCACTAAGTAGGACCAGCTGGGCAGCTGTGGTGCACTCGGAGCCGTGTGTACTGCCGGCAGAGGATCGACTACTACCG GGTCGTGCTTGGATCCGGGTGGCCCTGATGGAGAAGCGCTTGTCAGAATACATTGCCACAGCCCTCCGAGACACACGGACAACTAG GAGGTTGTATGATGATGGAGCCATTATGCTACGGGAAGAGGCCACTGTGCTGACAGGCATGCTCATTGGTCTTGGTGCCATAGACTTCAG TTTCTGCCTGAAGGGTGAGGTGTTGGATGGAAAGTCTGTGGCGGTGATTGACTACACGCCCTACCTGAAATTCACCCAGAG cTATGACTACCTGAGTGATGATGAGGATCGGTGCAGTGTGGACAGCAGCACCAGTGACGACAGCGTTCCTGAGCACCCCTACATCCCACTGGTCACCGACGAGGAGAGCTGGAGCAACAAGTGCCGCAAGATGGAGCAGAGGTTCAAGATCGTCTACGCCCAGAAG GGTtacctggaggagctggtgcgCTTGCGGGAGTCCCAGCTGAAGAACCTGGAGACGGAGAACAAGCGGCTCACCCTGCGGCTGGAGGAGCTGAGGCAGCAGAGCGAGCAGGAGAAGAAGGAGCTAGAGGGCGTCGTGCTGgagctgcaggagcagct GACCAACCTAATTCCCTGCGATTCTAACCACCTGGCCAAGGATATGTCAATCCCCCTGATCAACAACTGGCCATCGCTACATACCTTCAACAACCAGGAGGATGTCAAGCTCTTCCGCAG GAAAAGACTACACCCCTTCCATGCTAGGCCTGTGTGGGTCTCTGGCCTCTCTACCCAGCTGCAAGTCCCTGGCCAGCCTCAAATCGAGTGA